From Helicoverpa armigera isolate CAAS_96S chromosome 19, ASM3070526v1, whole genome shotgun sequence, one genomic window encodes:
- the LOC110373545 gene encoding carboxypeptidase B, whose product MKFVIVVTLFALAYAKHEEYIGWKSYYVGLESKDQFKAFWPMVDKYELDVLSHPILGREGVLLVKPEYQADFILEAETEGIALKVHSEDVKSQLDYDDQVIEVQRISSMMRNAGRQLPYDNYQQIEVIDDYLDYIGATYPDVATVVTAAHSFEGRPIKYVKISTTNFEDHSKPVIFIDGGIHAREWISPPTVTWAIHKLVEDVTERDLLDNFDWILLPVVNPDGYKFTFTNSRFWRKTRSTDQHVLSGICPGVDGNRNYDFFWNSVGTSNTPCSDVYAGSRAFSEVETRVVRDILHEHLARMALYITMHSFGSMILYPWGHDGSLSHNGLGLHTVGVAMATAINQNSLSHFRSYVVGNSALVLNYPAAGASEDYAHQIGVPLSYTFELPGLSNTLLGFNLNPRYIQQVCNETWQGLIVGARRAGDLFRNKKL is encoded by the exons ATGAAGTTTGTGATTGTGGTGACGCTGTTTGCTTTGGCTTATGCCAAACATGAAGAATATATCGG ATGGAAATCCTACTATGTAGGTCTAGAATCCAAAGACCAGTTTAAGGCCTTTTGGCCAATGGTCGACAAATATGAGCTGGATGTCTTGAGCCATCCGATCCTGGGTCGAGAAGGTGTCCTTCTGGTAAAACCTGAATATCAAGCAGACTTTATCCTGGAAGCCGAAACCGAGGGTATTGCTCTCAAGGTCCATTCTGAGGACGTTAAAAG CCAACTGGATTATGATGACCAGGTCATTGAAGTACAAAGGATATCATCAATGATGAGGAACGCAGGTCGGCAGCTGCCTTATGATAACTATCAACAAATTGaagtt ATCGACGATTACCTCGACTACATTGGCGCTACATATCCCGATGTTGCTACTGTGGTGACTGCTGCCCATTCCTTCGAAGGTCGACCCATCAAGTACGTCAAAATCTCCACGACCAACTTTGAAGACCACAGCAAGCCCGTCATCTTCATCGATGGTGGCATCCACGCCAGGGAATGGATCTCACCCCCCACCGTTACCTGGGCCATTCACAAGCTGGTTGAAGACGTTACTGAAAGAGATCTTCTAGATAACTTTGACTGGATCCTCTTGCCTGTGGTCAACCCTGATGGATATAAATTCACTTTTACCAAC TCCCGTTTCTGGCGTAAGACTCGTTCCACGGACCAGCACGTTTTAAGCGGTATCTGCCCAGGAGTCGACGGTAACCGCAACTATGACTTCTTCTGGAACTCCGTCGGTACCAGCAACACCCCTTGCTCAGACGTCTACGCTGGATCCAGAGCCTTCTCCGAAGTCGAAACCAGGGTCGTCAGAGACATCCTCCATGAACATTTAGCACGCATGGCTCTGTACATCACCATGCATAGTTTCGGCAGCATGATCTTATACCCATGGGGTCATGATGGCTCCCTATCTCATAACGGCCTTGGCCTTCATACGGTGGGAGTTGCTATGGCAACGGCAATCAATCAGAATTCTTTATCTCACTTCCGATCTTATGTTGTCGGAAATTCAGCTTTAGTTCTGAACTATCCAGCTGCTGGTGCGTCAGAAGATTATGCTCATCAAATCGGAGTGCCTCTATCCTATACTTTTGAGCTACCTGGTCTATCCAACACATTACTTGGATTCAATTTGAACCCTAGATATATACAGCAAGTATGCAATGAAACTTGGCAAGGTCTCATCGTTGGAGCTAGGAGAGCTGGTGATTTATTTAggaataaaaaactttaa